Proteins from a genomic interval of Collinsella sp. zg1085:
- a CDS encoding iron-containing alcohol dehydrogenase yields the protein MLNSYSLGLPHAVYAGEQATENLALVLESTGATKVALFCDASIAKLGLADAAIAIIEQAGASVEMTTDLVPEPSYHDVQKNVDWFCATGADLILAIGGGSAMDAAKLVSVLATDEYSIVDLLDQPNLAKKRVPTVMMPTTAGTGAEVTPNAIVAVPERELKIGIVSDAMMADAVILDVVFIKGLPRSIAAATGLDALCHAIECFTSKKANPLSDIFALEALDLILKNIEAACDDVEALEAKKNMQLASFYAGFAISASGTTAVHALSYPLGGRFHVAHGVSNAILLMPVMHYNEPACVELFAKAYDRCIAGDAKTNEEKSAALLARMDEIVKHLDMPANLGALGVDNVDLDSLVASGMEVTRLLVNNRREVSPEAARAIYQQII from the coding sequence ATGCTCAATTCGTACAGTTTAGGGCTCCCTCATGCAGTATACGCTGGTGAGCAGGCTACCGAAAACCTTGCGCTGGTGCTTGAGAGTACAGGCGCTACGAAGGTTGCGCTGTTTTGCGATGCGTCAATTGCGAAATTGGGTCTTGCCGATGCTGCCATTGCCATCATTGAGCAAGCGGGAGCCAGCGTTGAGATGACTACCGATTTAGTGCCTGAGCCGAGTTATCACGATGTGCAGAAAAATGTTGACTGGTTCTGTGCAACTGGCGCTGATTTGATTCTTGCCATTGGTGGTGGCTCGGCTATGGATGCTGCCAAGCTGGTTTCGGTATTGGCAACCGACGAGTACAGCATTGTAGATTTACTCGACCAGCCAAACCTTGCCAAGAAGCGGGTTCCAACAGTAATGATGCCAACTACCGCAGGTACAGGAGCTGAGGTTACACCTAATGCAATTGTTGCGGTGCCGGAGCGTGAGCTCAAGATAGGTATAGTATCTGATGCCATGATGGCCGATGCGGTTATTCTTGATGTGGTGTTTATCAAGGGGCTGCCGCGCTCCATTGCTGCAGCCACTGGGCTTGATGCACTATGCCATGCTATTGAGTGCTTTACGAGTAAAAAAGCAAATCCCTTGAGCGATATATTTGCTCTTGAAGCACTTGATTTGATTCTCAAAAACATTGAAGCTGCCTGTGATGACGTGGAGGCACTTGAAGCTAAAAAGAATATGCAGCTGGCTAGTTTTTATGCTGGCTTTGCAATTTCGGCAAGCGGCACAACGGCGGTTCATGCGCTTTCATACCCCTTAGGCGGGCGCTTTCATGTCGCACATGGTGTTTCTAATGCCATTTTGTTAATGCCTGTTATGCACTACAACGAGCCTGCCTGTGTTGAGCTATTTGCAAAAGCTTATGACCGCTGTATAGCAGGCGATGCTAAAACAAACGAAGAAAAAAGTGCGGCTCTGCTGGCGCGTATGGACGAGATTGTAAAGCACCTAGATATGCCTGCAAATTTGGGAGCCTTGGGTGTGGACAACGTTGATTTAGATTCGCTTGTTGCCTCTGGTATGGAGGTCACGCGCTTGCTGGTTAATAACCGGCGCGAAGTAAGCCCCGAGGCAGCGCGCGCTATCTACCAGCAGATTATCTAA
- a CDS encoding four-carbon acid sugar kinase family protein, with product MLKLLVIADDLTGALDAAAPLIHCGVEVCTTPLSILSLECLDEQVQVLSVNAATRHLPAEEARKRIAQLVGEAVQAGVPLIVKKTDSILRGNIGAELEGALMAHSATTLHFMPSLPAMNRVTCGGVHYITDIPVAETALGSDPFEPVTTSRVADIIAQQSMQAVSEVAISKALSHSPGIAVYDAITNEELDRRVAELKNTRPLLLAGCMGLVSALARVFFAAKPEQALPEHGSALPQHMDMSGSIVAFCGSVNAVSVKQCAVAHAAGAPLHSLTAAQILQSSWHHTSELTQLAQHVSQELSTNALVVIDASTRVNQDDVEQAGLVGISDLRDYTAANLGAIAGELLRQGSIENILVMGGDVLLALLEYLHISRLRMLFEFAPGVVVSELELEGRTVRIVSKSGGFGEPDLFFRISQQLYTSAA from the coding sequence GTGCTTAAGCTACTCGTTATTGCTGACGATTTAACTGGAGCACTCGACGCCGCTGCTCCACTTATTCACTGTGGTGTCGAAGTATGCACTACTCCGTTATCCATATTGTCGCTTGAGTGCCTCGATGAACAAGTTCAGGTGCTTTCAGTTAATGCTGCAACTCGTCATTTGCCTGCCGAAGAAGCGCGCAAACGCATAGCGCAACTGGTTGGGGAAGCAGTACAAGCGGGTGTGCCGCTGATTGTAAAAAAGACCGATTCGATACTCCGTGGCAATATTGGTGCTGAGCTTGAAGGTGCGTTGATGGCGCATAGTGCAACAACCTTGCATTTTATGCCGTCGCTTCCCGCAATGAATCGCGTGACGTGCGGCGGCGTTCACTATATTACAGATATACCGGTGGCAGAAACTGCTCTTGGGTCTGACCCGTTTGAACCGGTTACAACTTCACGTGTGGCAGATATTATTGCTCAGCAAAGCATGCAAGCAGTGAGCGAAGTTGCTATAAGCAAAGCCCTCTCGCATAGCCCAGGCATTGCGGTATACGACGCAATTACCAATGAAGAACTTGATAGGCGTGTAGCAGAGCTCAAGAACACTCGTCCGCTGTTGCTTGCCGGATGCATGGGCTTAGTGTCCGCGCTTGCCCGTGTGTTTTTTGCTGCAAAGCCAGAGCAAGCGCTACCAGAGCATGGGTCAGCTCTGCCACAGCATATGGATATGAGCGGCTCAATAGTTGCTTTTTGTGGCAGTGTGAATGCTGTTTCGGTTAAGCAATGTGCAGTGGCACATGCAGCGGGTGCTCCGCTGCATAGCCTGACAGCTGCACAGATATTACAGAGCTCGTGGCATCATACGTCAGAGCTTACTCAACTTGCGCAGCATGTTTCTCAGGAGTTGAGCACAAATGCGCTGGTGGTTATTGATGCGAGTACGCGCGTTAATCAAGATGACGTTGAACAGGCAGGTCTTGTAGGTATCTCTGACCTTCGTGACTACACGGCGGCTAATCTTGGTGCTATCGCTGGTGAGCTGCTTCGTCAGGGTTCTATAGAAAACATCCTCGTTATGGGTGGCGATGTGCTGCTTGCCTTGCTTGAATATTTGCATATTTCGCGTTTGCGCATGCTGTTTGAGTTTGCGCCTGGAGTGGTGGTCTCTGAGCTTGAGCTTGAAGGGCGTACGGTACGCATCGTGTCTAAATCGGGTGGCTTTGGCGAGCCTGACTTATTTTTTCGTATATCGCAACAGCTTTATACATCGGCTGCATAG